CGGAGGAATGGCCATCCTGGAGGGGATCGAGCGCGTGGATTACAACGTCTTTGACCGCCGTCCCGCCATCGGATTGAAAGACAAGATCGCCGTGCTGACAAAAGCGGCGATCGCTCGGTACGCCCCGCACGGGAATTCATAGAGAATGTCGGTCCAAGCGGCTCAGAGCAGGCATCGGGAAAGCAATTTCGCGCCGTCGTTTCTGTTCCTGCCCGGACCCCAACGGGAGGCGATCGAGCGCGTCTACGCCTTTTGCCGGGCCTTGGACGACGTTTCCGACAGCGCGCTGAACCCGGAGGAAAAAAAACGCCGTTTGGAATTCTGGCGGGCGGAATTGAGCCGATGTTACGACGGCCGGGGAACCCATCCGATCATCCTGCCCCTGCAGAAAACCGTGAAAGAATTTCGCCTGACCCGGACCCATTTTGAAGAGCTGATTCAGGGGGTCGAGATGGATCTCACGACCTCGCGCTACGCCAATTTCGTCCATCTCTCCCAGTACTGTTACCGAGTCGCGGGCACGGTCGGATTGATCTGCATCGAGATTTTCGGCTGCCCGGACGAGCGGGATTACGCCGTCGCGCTGGGCATCGCGTTTCAGATCACGAATATCCTCCGGGACGTCAAGGATGACGCGCAACGGGGACGGATCTATCTCCCCCAGGACGATCTTCGCCGCTTCGGCTACACCGAGGCCGAGCTGATGAAATCGGCCTACAACGAACCCTTCGTGGAGCTCATGCGGTTTGAGGCCGAACGTGCCGGCGACTACTTCCGCAGGGCGGCCGATCTGCTCAAGCCCGAACACCGACGGCAGCTCATCGCCCCCGAGATCATGGCCGCCATCTACTCGGCCCTTCTCCGAAGGATCCAAACCGTCCGTTACAACGTCTTTGAACACCGCGTCCGCCTCTCCAAACCCCGCAAACTCGCCCTGGCCGTCAAAACCGCGCTGATGATCCGGACCGGAATCGGTCACCCGATCCCAACATGAAAACGGTTCTGATCATCGGCGGTGGATTTGCCGGTCTGTCGGCCGGCGTGGCCCTCGCAGATCGGGGTGCGAAGGTCGCCGTGATCGAGCAACGGCGGATTCTGGGCGGCCGGGCCTACTCGATCGAGGACGGGGCGACCGGCGAGCTGATCGACAACGGCCAGCACGCGCTGCTGGGCGCGTTTCATGAGACGCAGAAATTTTTAAAATCCATCGGCACGGAGAACCTCGTCCGCTATCAGGACCGCTTCCGGATGGTCCTGGCCGAACCCGGCGGCGGCCGGATGGTCCTAACCGGATCTTCTCTGCCCCCGCCGTTTCATTTGTTGACCGGCGTGGCCGGCTGCCGTGGCCTTTCGGTAAGAGACCGCCTGCACCTGCTTCGGGCCGGGGCCTCGATCGTCCTGAAACGGTCGCTTCCGGATGCGATGACGCTCAAAGAATGGCTGGACCGTCTTCATCAGCCGGAATCGCTCCGTCAGCGCTGGTGGTACCCCCTTTCGATCTCGGCCCTGAACGAACTCCCCCAGCGGGCTTCGGCGAACCTGTTTCTCCGCGTTCTGCGGCAGACCTTTCTCGGATCGCTCCGGGATTCCTCCTTCGGGATCATCACGGTCGGGCTGGGCGACCTGTACACCGAGCAGGCCCGCGGTTTCATCGAGGCCCGCGGCGGGGAAGTTTATCTGAACGCCCCGGCCGACCGCCTCGCTTTCTCGAACCGAAGATTCGAGGCCCTCGTGCTGCGCAACGGCGGGGCCATGACGGCCGATTACGCCGTCAGCGCCGTGCCGCATCATGCCTTGCGAAAATTGTTGTCGCCGGAGCTCATGGACAGCGGCGGGCCCTTCGAGGCGCTCGGCCATTTGGGAGACTCGCCGATGGTCTCGATTCATCTCTGGTTTGACCGGCCGGTGATGGACGAAGAGTTCATCGGCCTGATCGACTCGCCGATTCAATGGGTCTTCGACAAGTCTCGCCTTTGGAACAAAGACGAAACACGGGCCGGGGCGCTGGCCTGCATCACGAGCGGGGCTTACGATCTGATCGACCGGCCGCGGGACGAATTGATCGCGCTGGCCCATAAGGAATTGGCCCGCTTTTTCCCGGAAGTTCGGGAGGCCAAGCTGATCCATTCCCGTCTGATCAAGGAGCGCATGGCGACCTACTCCTGCACGCCCGAGGCCGAGCGATGGCGGCCGGATCAGAAAACGGCCTACGAGAATTTCTTCCTGGCCGGCGACTGGACCCGCACCGGACTCCCGGCCACGATCGAAGGCGCCGTGACCAGCGGTCACCGCTGCGCCGAATTAATCCTCCGGTCCGGATAGAACCCCACGCGCAATCCCTCATCGGAAAGAATAATACCAAGCAATCCCCCTTGCGAACGTTGGGTCAAGGGAAAAATCGCTGCCGCATTCCATTTAGGCTCGTCTTCGTGTAAAATAGTTCTTCATTGTGCATAATCCCGTAAAATGACGACTCAAACCTCAAAAAATAAAACGGTTCATCCTAAGAAGGTTTCCGAATTCCGTCCCGCGTGGTGGCTTCGCGGATCGCACCGTCAGACGGTCTGGCGAAAACTGTTCGACGGCGCCCCTCTGCCGTCGTACCGTCGCGAACGGTTTGATACCTCCGACGGCGACTTTGTCGATCTGGACTGGCTCGATTCTGGGGACCGGTCCGGCGGGCGTCCCTTGGTAATCGTCCTGCATGGACTGGAAGGGTCGTCGCGATCGCCGTACGTCCCCGGATTGCTTCGCGAGGCGGCCCGGCGGGGTTGGGACGGCGTCGCGATGAATTTCAGGTCCTGCAGCGGCGAGCTGAACCGTCTTCCCCGGTTTTATCACTCCGGAGAAACCGGGGACCTGAACGAGGTGGTCTCGTCGTTGACCGCGCGTCGGCCCGGCCGTCCGATCGCAGTGGTCGGTTATTCGCTGGGGGGAAACGTTCTTTTAAAGTGGCTGGGAGAACAAAGGGAGAAGGCCCCGGAATCACTGCGGGCGGCGGTTGCAGTCTCCACCCCGTTCGACCTGGCGGCCGCGGCTTATCGAGTCGACCACGGCATCCACCGGATCTACGGACAGGTCTTTCTTCGAACGCTCAAGCAGAAGGCGCTCATGAAACTGCAAAGATATCCCAACCTGCTGGATCCCAGGGCGGTGGTTCGAAGCCAAAGCTTCGCCGAGTTCGACGGCTGTGTGACGGCGCCGCTCCACGGATTTTCGAGCGCCCAGGATTACTGGACGCGTGCGAGCGCCACGCCGTGGCTCGAA
The Nitrospiria bacterium genome window above contains:
- the hpnD gene encoding presqualene diphosphate synthase HpnD → MSVQAAQSRHRESNFAPSFLFLPGPQREAIERVYAFCRALDDVSDSALNPEEKKRRLEFWRAELSRCYDGRGTHPIILPLQKTVKEFRLTRTHFEELIQGVEMDLTTSRYANFVHLSQYCYRVAGTVGLICIEIFGCPDERDYAVALGIAFQITNILRDVKDDAQRGRIYLPQDDLRRFGYTEAELMKSAYNEPFVELMRFEAERAGDYFRRAADLLKPEHRRQLIAPEIMAAIYSALLRRIQTVRYNVFEHRVRLSKPRKLALAVKTALMIRTGIGHPIPT
- the hpnE gene encoding hydroxysqualene dehydroxylase HpnE; the protein is MKTVLIIGGGFAGLSAGVALADRGAKVAVIEQRRILGGRAYSIEDGATGELIDNGQHALLGAFHETQKFLKSIGTENLVRYQDRFRMVLAEPGGGRMVLTGSSLPPPFHLLTGVAGCRGLSVRDRLHLLRAGASIVLKRSLPDAMTLKEWLDRLHQPESLRQRWWYPLSISALNELPQRASANLFLRVLRQTFLGSLRDSSFGIITVGLGDLYTEQARGFIEARGGEVYLNAPADRLAFSNRRFEALVLRNGGAMTADYAVSAVPHHALRKLLSPELMDSGGPFEALGHLGDSPMVSIHLWFDRPVMDEEFIGLIDSPIQWVFDKSRLWNKDETRAGALACITSGAYDLIDRPRDELIALAHKELARFFPEVREAKLIHSRLIKERMATYSCTPEAERWRPDQKTAYENFFLAGDWTRTGLPATIEGAVTSGHRCAELILRSG
- a CDS encoding hydrolase, which encodes MTTQTSKNKTVHPKKVSEFRPAWWLRGSHRQTVWRKLFDGAPLPSYRRERFDTSDGDFVDLDWLDSGDRSGGRPLVIVLHGLEGSSRSPYVPGLLREAARRGWDGVAMNFRSCSGELNRLPRFYHSGETGDLNEVVSSLTARRPGRPIAVVGYSLGGNVLLKWLGEQREKAPESLRAAVAVSTPFDLAAAAYRVDHGIHRIYGQVFLRTLKQKALMKLQRYPNLLDPRAVVRSQSFAEFDGCVTAPLHGFSSAQDYWTRASATPWLEEIRKPTLLLSAYDDPFLPASCLPHDAAARSRWLTAEFTPYGGHVGFVEGRWPGAATYWVDRRVMDYLDSWL